TTTATTATGTCAGTAGATATACAATCAGCAGTATAGTAAAAAAAGTAGGGAATGTTGAGGAGCTAAGCTTTTTAAAGTCATAATATGatttgaaaaaaaggaagtaagCAAAATGACTTAAAGCTAACAAAAAGCCCTAGAATCTTGAAGGATCTGTTGGAAAAGAGGTTAGTATCTGATATTTTGGTAAATACTAGAGTGAGATATTCATTCTTAAAAGGCTCAGTGCGAGTGACAATGGTTAACATTTCTATTACCTTCTATTTGCAGGTGTGATACTTTTACCCATCACAATCCTGGGGATGTTTCTAGGAGGCTTTCTGatcaagaaattaaaacttcacGTAACTGAAATGGCAAAGTTTGCATGCACCACCTTTATAGTAGCATATTTGTTAAACCTCTTGTACTTTACATGCAGCTGTGAGGTGCTCCAGGTGGCTGGTTTGACAGTGCCCTACTCTGGGTTTGTAATCCTTTGGGTTTGTAATCCTTTGGGTTTGTGTTGATTGTGTCGTTTGTCCTGGTTGCTTCCTGCACTGTGCAGAACATGGTGTGTGCATCTGTTACTTTGCTCTCACAAACTCCTCTGGGTTTGTATTCTTATCTGGGCTACAAACCTTCTATTctataaaacattttgatttgaATTTGGATGAGTTCTGAAATGTGCCTTTTCTGTTGATTTACTGTAGTGATATATAATTTTgttgtattatttttcataacaaaaaatatGTATCTGTTTAAAGACAATTTTTTGTTGAAATTGACCTGTATTAGGTCATCTGCTAGTGTCAATCAGTGAGGTTTCAGCTAGAGCGGAGCTACTGTGATTATATCTTTTTATTGCTCCCTTGGTGGTGGTACACACAAGAAAATCCTGGGTTTTGAGATAGACTTGTCAGGCTAAAATGATACCTAGTGTTAGGGGAGAGCAGAATAtcctagttttgtttttcaaattttgtttaaacaagacatttctttttctaaattgtTTATTGCTGCATATTGACAATATGCCTCTATATTCTGCAAAATTGCTAATTAAGATTAAATTTATCATGagcaaattaaaattttatattatatttcaAAGCTTTAATTTAAAGCCTACCATGTAGGGAGTGGGATGCAAAAAAGTTGAAAGTGGCTTCCTCAAAGTCTCCCAGTGGCTTTGCCTCTAAAAGGGGCCATCCTTCAGATCAACCTGCATGGGGAGTTACCATCCTCCCTTGGTATCTGGAGCTGCTGACCTGCCTGCATCCATTTTCTCAGCTGGGAGGTAGAAAGTAGTCATGTCAGGAGTGTGTGCTGCCCAGGCAGACATTCCCCCTCCCTGACCAGGACCATAGTCATGCTTTCTTGAGAACATTTTTCTGACTCTAGCAGCCTGCCACAATTGCCTACTGTTTAAATTTAGCTCAGTTTGGTCCAACAAATTTTAAGGGATTTTAAAGGATTAAACTGAATCCAGCAGGGCTTGCTAGATTTTCAATTCAGACAGAAACTCAGTCTTGTGTTTTTTGAGCCTATGTTCAGGGAAATATCTAAGTTGTCTTGGCAAACCTGGCATCCAGTTCAACTTTGACAGCAGTTACATAAAAGATGTCAGAGGTTTAGGTAATGGAGATAACTCTGGTTGAGTGCAATATCTGATACTAGTGAGTGAACTAAATATAAGCAGAAACATCAAGACAGCAAATATTGAAAGAGCAATTACAGTTTCTCCAGGACAATAGATTGGAGGATTTAGTACATGCTAAAATTTTTCTGGTTAAGCAACTCAGTGTTTTATCCATTTAACAATTTGTAGTTTGAAGATGAGCAACAGCCTAACGAAGGCTAAATCTCccacttattttcctttctaaaagaCTGAAATGTAGCCTCCTTGAGGTGTGTTTTGGATTGAGTggtaagaaagaagaaaaggaacaattttTACTTCATACTGTGAGTGACTTCAGATCAGGGGTGTTGATGGTGGACTCctaacattttctgaaaattgagCCAGGCCACCATGCCCTCAGATTCACTGGCCAGTTTTAAAATTCTCAATTCTAGTTGTCACACTCTTAGTTTATTTAACAACTTGGGGTCTGATTTTGAGGTTTCTTACAGAAATGTTGGTAAAAGTGTAAGCTATGAAAGCCCATGATAATCTACAATAGGAAATAAGATCTGATAAGAAAAGGGGCTCAAGCCTGTCCCAGgtgaagagctgctgccactgctgaatACAGTCAGAACTgagacagaagcagcacttCTCCCTTAGACTAACGCAACTTTCATTGCCACTAACTGGCTCTGATCCAGTAAAAAAGTATGTCAAGAACACCTTGCTGCTCTAGTTTTACATCATTTTATATGATTTTATATCACCACTTCTACATCCAAATATATAGTATAGTATCTACCGCTAAGGAAAAGCATGGCCAGTCTACAAGTTGTAAAAGATTCTAggtgtgattttctttttcttgggttgagctttcaaatgaaaaagtaatatCAAATATTCCCTCGCAGCCAAGAATACCTAGTATGCGAGTTCCATGCCTTTTCAGCAACAATCcataaaaatgttaatgctTGATGAAAAACCTCAAGAGCTTTGGTTTAGCTGAAATTAACTTAGTCTGCCTATGACAACTTCACAGTCTATTAGATGGTAGCAGATACCTGTCCATGTTGATTACTTCACTTTTTCCACgcttttcctgcctgtgtcCTGATATTTTGTTTGACTATATAATTTGACTACatcattcttttatttctttctgttctcctccaGATTAAAGCATCTTTCTGCCTTCAAAAACAGCTTCATGGCCAGTTGCAATGCTGACTGTAGCTGCAAGTTGGATCAGTGGGACCCTGTATGTGGGGATAATGGGATCACTTACATGACGGCCTGCTTTGCAGGATGTAAATCATCAACTGGAACAGGAAAGACTATGGTAAATATATAGGTGGATAGATGATTATTTAGTAaggcctgttgcaataggacaaggggagaaggttttaaactaaaagaggatagattcagactagatataaggaagaaatttttttttataagggtggtgaaacacttgaacaggttgcccagagaagtggcttTTCACCTCTGGAAATCTGTTCAtggtcaggctggatgtggttctgagcaacctgatttagttgaagatgtcccagCTCATTCCAGGTGGAAACGAACTAGACGACTTTTAAAGgccccttccaatccaaactgttctatgagtTTGTGATATAGGTAGATTTCTCAGTCTATGATTTGGTTATTTTGGCCTTGTGATTAAGAAACCCTGTAGATGCAAATGTCCATTCTTTACATTTTAACCTTGTAGAAACTGAGTGAGTGCAAGGTTGCAGGGAGGACTTTTAAAAGAGTTGTGGTGAGGTAAGTGAGGTATTCAGGAAAGACATGAAAACCTCAGACTCTTAACTTACACATCttgaatgcttttatttctattttttaaaatttattttcctctcagcAAGATGACCATAAATTTGGCTTTAAGAATCTCAGTAGATCTCTTGCTGTGTAGGTACAACATATCTAAGAGGGGTTTGCTTTAGAAGACCTTTGTTAGTCTGGTTGTTAGACTAGCAAAATCCAATGGTGTCAATTCATGTACAGCTGACCTGTGTAAAATTGTGAGTGCTGGATTCACAAACTGTTAGAGATCATACTGGAATTGCCTGCTTTCCTGAGCTGCCATAGCTCAGGAAAGCAAGTCATAATACTAAATTGTGCAGCCAAGAGGTCCTGTAAATATACATCTGGCCATTTTGCTCAGCCATTTGCAGGACTTCACACAATCCTACCTGGGCAAGACCATCAAAGCTATTAGGTTTCCAGCAGTGCATGCAAATGGTCATGTCTTCTGGCAGGAGCAGAATTATCTTCATGTAACaatactgaaaaagagaagcaacaTTTTCAGGCTTATATCCATACATCCTAACAATATTCTCTTGCATCACTTCAGGGAAATTAGCTTTCAAACCCATGCTATCCTCAAGCTATGAAACAGTCCACTCTCAATCCAATGCCAAATGCTGTTTCAGATGCTTAACGATAGCTAGATGATTGCATTGGGCCCACATCtatatttttcattgttattcACCTACTTCATAGGATTCCTGAGCAGAATGGCTGGATGACAGTTCACATCAGAATTTTATAGCTTTGACCTATTTTAAGCATAAACAGAGCACCTTCTGTCCTAGCAATCACATGGTTGAAACTAAAGTCACAGTTGCTTTGTGTCTTTGGAGCAGCTTAGAGTGGCTGGAGCATACCAATGAGCTTGGCCATCAGTCTGCAAAGATGATTAGGGCGGTTCTTTCAGCTTAAACAACAGCCTGCCTGTTGTGGGGAGTGAAAAATCTAGCTACTGAAATAGTTCTCTGCCGCTGAATTCTGGTTAAATATATTCTTcttctcatcttttcctttcaggtgTTTCACAATTGCAGCTGTGTGGAAGAACAAGGGCACGGGCTTGGCAATTCCTCTGCAGTTTTGGGACAATGCCAAAGAGAAAGCTGTACCAAAGCATTTCCCTATTTTTTAGCATTACAGACTGcatgtgcatttattttagcCTTAGGAGGCACTCCTACATACATGATTATGTTTAGGTGAAATACTTTACCTTACCTTGACCATAAAGCttggggaaagagaaacagaatatGGTATCTAATATTTCATTCCTATTGTGAGGAATGGCATGCTGATCAGTTGTGGCCCTGAGGCTGCCTGTACTCTGAAATCCAACTCTCTTCAGAGGCACAGCAAAATGCCTGTCCATGAATTTAATTCCAATTTAAGGCTGAGTAGATACTTTGGTGATGAAAAGGATGCACTTTATGCTGATCTTGAACATTAGCTTTCACTTCCAATGACAGGGGTGTTTTTAACAGCAATGGACTTGAAACAAGATGTGATGCTAAGACATATACAAGGTGACTATACTGTTCACATTACTCAGGAGAAAAACATTCATCTTTGTTAAGCCTCATTGCCTCacaatgttttctgtgttgtgaGAAGTCTCATACTCCCATTTTTTTGTCAAGCTGGTGTAAACAGAACTGTCAGAgcaatgattttttaatttttattccttcagtTGTAAAGCAGCActcagaagaaaagataatgTTCTGTGCCTTTTACATGGAGATTTCTATCCACTCATACTCGTGGGTGAATTGCAATCTTCAGCAATCAGTGCTCATGTCTAGATAACTCTCCTGGCCATGCTGATGATTCTTCTGCAGTATTTCTAAGTGCAGCCATTCTTACCACATGCCTGGATTATGGAAAAGGCTAACTTTGCTGGGCAGTTTTCAGAACACTAATGTGTGTAATGAGAAGCCTTTCACGTTAATGCTGACAAGATGATATACTGATGTATAGACCCCAGTTCAGGAAACAGGCTGGCCATAGCAAGTCTCCCTTCTGCCCCTGTGCCAGCTCAGTACTCCCCTCTGCTTTTTGTCAGTTCTTCCGGTTCATCTGATGAACACAGGCTGTTTCTCCATCGTAGGAACAAAGTGCTTTTGTAGCCAGGTAACTCATGTTCACTGTCTCTCTGTAAAATGCTAGAGGCTGAGGTAGGTTTTACCTGCATGTAGCTAGCAATGACTGCACACCCTTGTTCCTTCTGTTCACCACTACACATTTTGCCCTTTCTAAAGCAAGGCAGCTTCTCAGAGCTTAACTTATGAACATGAACTGCTTACTTTTAGTTGGTTCACTTTAATTTTATTGTGCACCCACTCCTGAGAGTGTTTATGATCTGTTGTCATTGGGCTTAAGATCCATTTTGTAGATTCTCCCATTTATTTCAATGAGAGTTCATCCACCGAAGTCAGTAGAGGAAGGCTCCACATCTGTACTTTAACTTTGGTGAATGTTTTCAATTAGGGGTCAAGTGAGCTATGCTAGGTAAGCCACAGTACTCTTGCAATGGGGCACATGCAGATGTTCACAGCACAACTGTAGCTACATTATTCTATTGTTCCCCAAAAAAATGtactatttttgtttcctttttagatCTGTTTCACCAGACCTGAAATCCTTTGCTGTTGGGATTGAAACTTTAGGTGGTAGAGTATTAGgtaaaacttcatttctttgtggGATTCAAGTAGGTAGTCCAAGAGATAAACTAAAGCTAGCAAGTGCAATGCTCTTGCTCCAGgtgagaacaaaaataattttccaaaacTTTTGTTTGTAAGCAAaaaattccaaaatattttgtttgcatttcaaaatgtttggaGGAGTTTGCTGTATGTTTCCTGCTATGTAATTACAGATTATTATTAtctcttcagaatttttttctacGCAGCAAAGGaatcaggaaaaagaaggaaatgtcatcttacttttggggttttttttgtttcactggcACAACTACCTGAGCTTGATCAGTCTGGATATCCTTAACATCTATGCTGCCTTTTGCTGATCTTTTTTCGCTTAGGGCTACCACGTATTCTGcctattattttctttgctttttctttctcctttcttctttgtttatCTGCACTAAATAATGATTCAAGTCTTTGGACAGGTAGCCTGCCCTGCCTTTAGCAAAACTTGCCTTATCTTCACTTGTTTGCTGATTTTTGAAGTCTTCCCCAAGCAGAGAAGCCCAAATAGTCATTTGGATCTCTCTCCTAATCTTCATATTTTAGCTGAATGCTACAGAGGAAAAATCTTGTGCTTTtatgaaacagttttcttcacaAAACTGCATGTTATCTCTGAAACAGCTTACTGATTATATTAAAGCATTACAATTGTCTAAAAGGAATTCTTATAGAACTACATAAGCAATACACATTACCTAGTTGGTTTTCAGCAAGTACTTAATTTCAACCCTTTGTACTCAGATAACCATTTTTAATGGCAAACTGTTGTGCAATACCTGAATAGATACATTAGtattcataaatattaataagtCATGGCATGTAATTCCACACCCAGGACTGAAAAAGAGatgttggttttattatttctttaaacaacagaagttaaaattctaataaaaatgccattaaaGTAAAAGTACTAGCATTTCCCTCATTGAATATAATAATGCTATAATCTTCGATCCTTTCAACTCCCTTTAGGTActtgctaaaatattttctcaagtCTTGGAATCTCAAAGCTAGAGCTGGATGTTTAGTCACATTTTATGCAGCTATAATTCAGAAACTCTGAGAttaatttcctcatttctttactgtgacatTAAACACTGAGATCTTCATGTCTGAGGTTATGTAACACGATTTTTCTTTACAGGAGGACTCCCAGCCCCTATTTATTTTGGTGCCTTGATAGATGAAACCTGTTTGAAATGGGGGACAAAAAACTGTGGGGGATCTGGCTCTTGCCGGGTATATGACACAAAAGCATTCAGGTAAGCTGGACTCTTCGGTAAGGGATTGGGAATTTGGCTTCTAAGGCAGCTTTGGGCACCAAGGACCAAGGTATACTTTGCCATGTCAATTGTCAGTAAACTGATTAGAATACTAAAAGCACCAAAACTCCTTATTTTGACTGGGCCTTATTAGACCAAATAAGCCAAACAATTCTGGTTCAGTCTGACATTTGACATTGCAGTACACTGCCTTACATTGCCAGAATTAGTTCCTTTACTGAAGCCTTAGTGCACTGAATAACTCTGCGATGCCTTGGCTTTGTGGGAGATATTGAAAAAACATGAAGTATAGCACTGAAGATGCTCTTCCTCATCcctcatttttctgcttcctgatgTATAAGACACCCCACAAAATCCACTTGGAGAGGGGACCCAAATGACTGGTGGTGCATGGAGACCTGTGGCCAGGAGTACTGAGTACTGCCAGTGAGGGGCTGAGGGAAGGCTGGGACGACAGGCAGAAAGCTCTGGCTGGTGCAGCATCTCCTATCCCAGCCCTAAAATATAGCCTGCTGAATAGGAGCACTCTTCAGGCAGGAGGTATTTCTGCTAGGAGTACAGGAACTGATTAGAACCTTCCTGGGGCTAAAGATCATGAgattgtttgctttctgtcagTTATTCCTCAAAATGTGTGGCGATACCTGGCTGAGAATAGGTGGTTTTGCCAAAGTGTCTTTGCTATCTTACTAGGTTCTACTAAGAATTGGCAactttattaatataaatacattttgtcactttattttttttctagaaatgtCTATCTTGGCCTCATTGCAGGACTACGGGCAGGATGCTGTCTTTTGTACATAGTGGTCTCTGTTTTAATAATGAAACGCTTCAAAACACATGGCAAAGAGATGAAAGATGCTAAAGATACAGAAAGATCAACCGGCAAAGAACCAGTTACTTCCAATAAAAAAGATATTCTTCCTGGTGCAAGAACCTCAGACGAGAGTGAGGAAACTCgtatgtgaaaaagaaacaaaatcttttcataACTTTGCCTATGCTTCATGTTTTCTGACCACAACAGAAGCCTAACTTTTGACTTCAACAGCTAGTTTACATTTTGGGAgtttgaaaaaatatctttgaaatactgacttttaatttgctttatctTATCATCCTCTCCTCATCTGAAACAATAGGGGGGAAAGGTTTTCAAAATTTTGAGGAACTCTCCCATCCATTTGCTCTCAGTCCCGTTCTAGACCAACAGTAGGACTagccaaaatatttcaggtgTCATAAATTTGATTATGattgaaacattaaaaagaagaaatccacaataaactgcttttccatttttcaccAGCTTTATTTCAAGTCCTCTTGTTCTGTGTTTAGTCCTACAGCTGTAAATGGCCAATCAAGTTACTCAGTTGCTCTGATGGTCTTTGCTGCATGGTTTGTGATCAGAGCTCTTTGTTCCAGACTGAGTCCCACAGCCCACGCTCAGGTGAGAGCCCCAGGGATCTCAGTGAGCACCGTCTGAACAAGAACTGCACAACAACTCTGGGCTTTGGCTTGAACACATTCAACAACCAAAACggaatgcaaacaaaagcaagtgGTGTATTAATTTTGCAGCACATCTCAGTATTGGGTTTGAATGAAATGACTCTGAACTGATGCAATAAAGTGATAcgtgtttcagtttctttgattttttttttttttttttctttttcggtgtgtgtgtatgtgtgtgggcATTTTGTCCTAATGACCACTGCATTTATATGACAAGTATATGGATTTCCTTCCTTGTTTAAAGAACCTCCAGTAAGCCATGAAATGCCGTACTGAAAACTTGCAAATTCACAGCTTTCTACAGTCAGCCTAGCCCTGAGAGAAACTTTGATAAAAGATGCTTCCAACAGTCAGTACTGGGAAAAAAGGTCTCTAAAAATGCTTGAAGGGTGATATTTCATTGACAGCCTTCATGATGTACCTTTGCAATGGGAGGAAACATGCCTAGTAAGATCATTGGAGGTTTTGTTTCTATCATCATAGCCATTTTGGTTCCTTTTCTGAAGGGTCTTTCTGCTCCCTACAGTCCTGTACACAAGCCTTTAACTAGGACACaagctttattttctaatcTTAAACTTCCTTGGGACATGGAAGAGAGCACTAAACTAATATAAAGAAAATCTACCACACTTTATCTGGGAAAATAGCAGATCGCCAGGCTAAAGAGAGGGACTTTCTATATTAGTGATCTTCTGACCTTTCTGCTACCATCTGCCACATGTAAGTGCAAGAACAGGAATGGGAAAACAGTTGAGCTAGTACTCACTGAAAGGGAGTTCTTCATATCCTGGCCTTGGGGATGgagttgtttgcattttattgtTTAAACACAATGACCAGCACATTTAGACATTGTCTTTACAGTCACAGCTCTGATTATAAACTGCCAGCAGATATGGGGAAGCAGTGTGTTTTATGAGGGAACAGGAATGAAAGCTTCTCTAGTACAGGTGATATCAATATTGCACCTAGGTCtggaaataattaaagaaaaatccaagtACCAGAAACTCCAGGAATTTTACGCAGCATAGGTCATGGTGtgtctttctccttctgcaaACAGTGTTTTAACATTGAATGGAATATATTGGCAATTCTGATCTGCACTAGACATACACAGTCAGGTGACTCATACTAACAtcatttcccttttgctttgttgtttgggtGTTTATTTCTATACATTGTTTTTTATACTACAGGTTTTTTGATGAGAGCGTCTTTTGCACCTATTTCTTGATTTTCCCGGGAGATAATGTTTTATTGAAGGTGCGTTGGTAATTGATCTCAGACTAGAAATGAGATTCTGGTCAGATCTGATGATTCATGTCCAGATATTTACCCCAGATGCAACTTGGTAAAATGAGCTTTTTTGAACAAAAAAGACTTAACATCAATCTTCGTAACAATCCCAAATTGGTAATAGTGTAAATGCTGCAACAGGTGATATTAAGTGAGCCTCCGGCTCAGTGTACTCCCAACTCCAAGACATATCACTTGCCTATGTTTTCAAAGTGCACTGTTTCTTGTGTGCAAGTCTAAGCACTCTCCTGTGTTTCTTCGAGGGAATAATTTGTTCTTCAACATGAGCTGGTACAGAATACgtaaaaaatgaaataggtAGTCAACTGAGGGGCATTTTCTGGAAGATTTTTATCCCTTTGCCTCTCATAATAGAGAATTAAGGACATTCTCCCTTCTACTTCTTCCTGCTCCAAAGGAAAGGTTTCACCAAACAGAGAGGCAGAGAGGCCTCTGGGACGCTGGTTTGATTGCAAAGCCACATTACTCATTCTAGGATCAAAACTGGTATCTTTGACCTGTGTGACATGCTCAGAGCTATCTCTGACATCTCTGAGTTCCGTCACCAGGAAGATCctccaagaaggaaaagaaatctggcATATTCTAAGGTGGTAAGAGAAATTGTTAACCAGGAAAGCTATTTCAGAGGCAAATTTACAACTATACCACAAGCCAGGTATTTTAGGGTTCGTTACAGGCAAATTAGCATGCCTTAAACCATGGTGATTCCACTGAAACCAATGAGGAAATAGTCAAACCAGTGAATTTCTATCAGTCTATGGGAGGTTTAAGAGCATGAGCCTTGTGTTCACACAGCTCTTGTTTGAGGCTATCAAAAAGCCCTTTAAGGGCATTATCAAAGACCTTGTGTCAGAATAATTACAGAAGACAGAGCTTTATCCCAGAAGATGGTGTAATTATTTGgcatttctttacttttatatAATCAAACAGACACAATGACCTATGACTACCTGTTCTTATTATATTTTCTAGTTgtttataaaagagaaaaaaagccagcagCCCTAAACCCACAGTTTTCTGCATGTATTAGGATCATGTATCCCACAAAGACGAAGCCCTCCTATGGGTTTTGTATCCCCATTACGAGCAAGTCCCATCTATCCtggcataaaaataaattgggaATAGAGTACTAGCTGTtgcagaataaacagaaaatacttcaggctgtcaaattaaatttaaagcatttcaaatattttagcaatatAGCAGAAAAGTAACATTAAATTTAGCCTACTGATTTTTCACTATGAAATATATTGTCATTTGGCTACTTCTAGTTCTGGTCAAAGTTCTTTCTAGCTGAAACTGTTAATATAGCTATGAATCACATGTTATTTTCTCCAGTGTTTCTTATATATCTTACTTTCtaattaattcatatttttattctgagcTACTAAAATATAACTAAATCACAGTTCAAGTTGCCCAAGaattaaaagccaaaaaagTCTTGCTGCAGATGCACCTGAATTTTGAGGCCGAGCAGACTCCTTCATGAGACCCCTCTGCACTAAAGTGGTCTGTGGGGCAGAGACTGCTTTTTAGAGAAGGTAAGTGGTTTGTTTGTGTATAGCCAGGGATGTGATGAAGGAAGAGCGGCCATGGGAAACATGCATGCATGCTGTATATGTCCATCTCTTTAACCAGATCTACGTTGTGCACGAGGTGGACCCTTGAGCCTGAGACCTGCCTGATGCACCAGCAGTGCCCTGCAGGAGATGACAGCCCTTAGCTAAGGTCTGAAAACCCCACGTTACAGTCTCTGGTTAAGAAAGTTGGGACTCTTTTAAGCATCAAACAAAACCTGGGCATGGCATCCATAGCACAACCAAGTGCAGTACAGTGGAGTTATAAGGTGGGTTTGAACAGGCTGTGCACTGCATGTGCAGTAGATTTGGTCTCTTCTGAGACTGACCATGGTGTCATTGCATTTACAGTCCCAGTCCAGTTCCTGGGGCTTGCCCCTTGTCCATAGGATAAGCCACTTGAAGCAGGGCATCATCTTCCACCAGCACAGGTGGAACAAAGGAGCCACCCAGAAAGACTGGAAAGCCCAAGAGGTTGGAGCTTATGGTTAAGTAAGAGCTTTCTACACAGCCACCCACTCATGCCCCATGCTAAGATTGCTCCTGCCTGGCCCACTATTGGACACAGACTGATGCTTGGGTGTCTCTGGCAAATAGTCTAGTGTTTATGGTGTGGGACTGGAAGCAGAAAGCCTGGGATTGATTTCTaatttgttgttattgttgAGGGggggttatttatttatttattcttctaaaGATGCTGTAATCTAAAATCGCTATGTACCACACGTATTGAAAAACTAAGTCATAAGTCTTGAGTGATCAAGACTATCAGGAATCACGAGGCCAGCAGATTTTGGTAGATCAATAGAATAAACTTAAATCAGAGAGCCTATACAGAAACAATTATATGAGAAATATAGTTATAGACAAAGTATTCTTACAGAATCATTGAGATTTGCTCAGAAGAAGACTTACATggtgcagaaaaaaattctgagaaatatttctaaaattattaGAACAAATCTGCATCTTAAACCAGAGATATTCTGAGTCAGTGACTGCCAAACCTAAATAATTCATCTCCTTGGCTGTGTCGCACTGTCAGGCATTCATATAAAAACACAGCATCTTCTTCTCTAAAATCATGAGTTAAGAAATCATAAGAGTTTCATGTTCCTCAGTAGGACATATTGCTGCATAAATGAATGAGTACTCTTCCTGTTATCTGCAAAAATAGTAAATGACTTAATCTCATTTTAACATATACTCATTTTATTATCATCTCATCAATGGAACACTGATGTTGTATATTAGCTCATACCTCTAAAATTAGTGTTATACAAAATCTCAGACTTGGATTTCCTGTACATCTACTGAGTTCTGCGATTCCCATAGCTCAGGTGGCATTTTCACAGGAAAGGTATTAATGCAGTTTCAGATGAGGCCAGAAGGCATCCTCCAACAATATCCTGCTTTTAGGTGACTCAATATATGACTTCAGTCATGACTTTGAAGCTTCCCTACAGAGAGTCCATATGCAGCCCTGTGGGGG
The window above is part of the Strigops habroptila isolate Jane chromosome 3, bStrHab1.2.pri, whole genome shotgun sequence genome. Proteins encoded here:
- the LOC115605233 gene encoding solute carrier organic anion transporter family member 1C1-like isoform X2; protein product: MDRSITAGQLKDKSLFQDSDGSAIPAKNMYHNCSKLKIFLGALAFSFFAKGFSGSYMKSMSSQIERRFEISSSIVGIIDGSFEIGNLMVIVLVSYLGPRVHRPKVIAVGCLVMSLGAFLSVMPQFLMGRYNYERITVTVHNSSTSVSACSPASSEGHPATDATETPSTKKNFGCEKTANSYLWLFVLMGNLLRGIGEAPVMPLGVSYIDDFSKEENSAFYIGLVRSSGMFGPTLGFLLGSFCASLWVDIGIVDIGFFPALKKLFGNPVFIVYIFLTILQYNSLVGLITYETKFMEQQFNVSVARAIFLIGVILLPITILGMFLGGFLIKKLKLHVTEMAKFACTTFIVAYLLNLLYFTCSCEVLQVAGLTVPYSGLKHLSAFKNSFMASCNADCSCKLDQWDPVCGDNGITYMTACFAGCKSSTGTGKTMVFHNCSCVEEQGHGLGNSSAVLGQCQRESCTKAFPYFLALQTACAFILALGGTPTYMIMFRSVSPDLKSFAVGIETLGGRVLGGLPAPIYFGALIDETCLKWGTKNCGGSGSCRVYDTKAFRNVYLGLIAGLRAGCCLLYIVVSVLIMKRFKTHGKEMKDAKDTERSTGKEPVTSNKKDILPGARTSDESEETRM